Proteins encoded together in one Drosophila albomicans strain 15112-1751.03 chromosome 2R, ASM965048v2, whole genome shotgun sequence window:
- the LOC117575421 gene encoding chloride channel protein 2 isoform X2 gives MVYFASRDNRDRNGKAKQHVERIIHDEEFGEENVELVDSEWADFEKFIRQLRQRRSSNISMEAELRHVQRHPKVKSQAFYPCPPPTENGPDSDSSSDDDDPFGYIDTLMYGRYTKDLGEFAKDEARKLKLLEKRRKQEDKQRNKELLGKRATRIKRISSWVWKHTLARLGEDWVFLALLGIIMALLSFIMDKGISICTNARIWLYRDLTSQPFIQYIAWVSLPVCLILFSAGFVHLIAPQSIGSGIPEMKTILRGVALKEYLTFKTLVAKVIGLTATLGSGMPLGKEGPFVHIASIVAQLLSKLVTSFQGIYENESRNSEMLAAACAVGVGACFAAPVGGVLFSIEVTTTYFAVRNYWRGFFAAVCGATVFRLLAVWFQNADTVRALFLTNFTTEFPFDPQELFVFALIGLICGLGGATYVWVHRRYVLFMRSNKRMNKFLQKNRFLYPGFLALLVSSISFPLGTGQFLAGELSTHEQVTQLFSNFTWSRDDLTVEQAAVVTHWMTNYTSVFGNLVCYLVFTFFFSIIASTIPVPSGMFIPVFKIGAAFGRLVGEFMASWFPHGVRYGGRLSPIMPGGYAVVGAAAFSGSVTHTVSVAVIIFEMTGQITHVVPVMIAVLVANAVAALLQPSIYDSIILIKKLPYLPDLLPSSSGMYSIFVEDFMVRDVKYIWHGISYQKLKEVLKINKTLRSLPLVDSPENMILLGSVQRYELIKIIEKHIGREKRMEVAQKWQKEAEERALEEEKKKQEAEQRQRRPSRFEVLPAPDILSLRQIANDEMLPPKKRAETLHSSLTPRKSILKKTNSFNLKTYTPASPHSPSITPYTTITGNSEFRIRSAFEAIFKKSTTLQDVQPDPEMGSVSPETADSGVQVQQAPSAPSTPGISKKVQLPRERVIDMSPEDQKQWELEEMLKPIDLEKAQIHIDPSPFQLVERTSILKVHSLFSMVGINHAYVTKIGRLVGVVGLKELRKAIEDINSNSFVAHPRDDEIDGDTKSAVEKPLLSPSASDKAVDMTITSMDSALSNSDNCSDIEMEHMKSLDTPEVTLTMPPTDTNTTTTTTTIIDTNDTQNINKSV, from the exons ATGTATGGTCGTTATACGAAAGATCTAGGAGAATTTGCAAAAGATGAAGCCAGGAAACTCAAGCTACTCGAAAAGCGACGAAAGCAAGAAGATAAACAAAGGAATAAG GAACTACTAGGCAAACGAGCGACACGAATAAAACGCATCTCATCATGGGTCTGGAAGCATACGTTGGCACGTTTGGGCGAGGATTGGGTGTTCCTCGCCCTGCTGGGCATCATCATGGCCCTGCTCTCCTTCATCATGGACAAAGGCATATCGATATGTACAAATG CTCGTATTTGGCTGTATCGCGATCTTACCTCACAGCCCTTCATACAGTATATTGCTTGGGTCTCATTGCCGGTCTGCTTAATATTATTCTCAGCCGGCTTTGTCCATCTCATCGCACCGCAAAGTATAG GTTCCGGTATACCTGAAATGAAGACCATTCTGCGTGGCGTTGCACTGAAAGAGTATCTCACATTTAAGACATTAGTGGCCAAGGTAATTGGTTTAACGGCAACTCTGGGCAGCGGTATGCCATTAGGAAAGGAA GGTCCTTTCGTACATATAGCAAGTATTGTAGCACAATTATTAAGTAAACTCGTCACATCATTCCAAGGCATCTATGAGAATGAGTCGCGCAACTCGGAAATGCTTGCGGCAGCCTGTGCCGTCGGCGTTGGCGCATGCTTTGCAGCTCCCGTGGGTG GCGTACTCTTCAGCATTGAGGTAACCACCACATACTTTGCGGTGCGCAACTACTGGCGCGGCTTCTTTGCCGCCGTCTGTGGTGCGACGGTATTTCGCTTGCTCGCCGTCTGGTTCCAGAATGCCGACACTGTTCGTGCTCTCTTCCTCACCAACTTCACCACCGAGTTCCCCTTCGATCCGCAAGAGTTGTTCGTTTTCGCCCTGATTGG CTTAATTTGCGGCTTGGGTGGCGCCACCTATGTCTGGGTGCATCGGCGTTATGTGCTCTTCATGCGCTCCAACAAACGCATGAACAAATTCCTGCAGAAAAA TCGCTTTTTGTATCCTGGTTTTCTGGCGCTGTTGGTCTCCAGCATTTCGTTTCCCCTGGGCACGGGTCAGTTTCTGGCAGGTGAGCTCAGCACACATGAGCAGGTGACACAGCTGTTTAGCAACTTCACATGGTCTCGAGATGATTTGACTGTGGAACAGGCTGCGGTTGTCACTCACTGGATGACCAACTACACGAGCGTCTTTGGGAATCTAGTCTGCTACTTGGTATTCACG TTCTTCTTCTCCATCATTGCGTCCACAATTCCTGTGCCATCAGGCATGTTCATCCCAGTCTTTAAGATTGGCGCCGCCTTTGGTCGCTTGGTGGGTGAATTTATGGCTTCGTGGTTTCCACATGGTGTTCGCTACGGTGGCCGCCTCTCACCCATTATGCCCGGTGGCTATGCTGTAGTGGGAGCCGCCGCTTTCTCCGGCTCTGTGACGCACACCGTCTCCGTGGCCGTGATTATCTTCGAGATGACGGGTCAAATCACGCACGTGGTGCCCGTGATGATAGCTGTGCTGGTGGCGAATGCGGTGGCCGCGCTGCTGCAGCCCTCGATTTACGACAGTATTATACTGATAAAGAAGCTGCCTTATCTGCCGGATCTGCTGCCCTCCAGCTCGGGCATGTACAGCATCTTTGTGGAGGACTTTATGGTGCGCGATGTGAAATACATTTGGCATGGCATCTCCTATCAGAAGCTCAAGGAGGTGCTCAAGATCAACAAGACGCTGCGCTCGCTGCCCCTGGTCGATAGTCCAGAGAACATGATACTTCTGGGCTCGGTGCAGCGTTACGAACTGATCAAGATCATCGAGAAGCATATTGGACGCGAGAAGCGCATGGAGGTGGCGCAAAAGTGGCAAAAGGAGGCCGAGGAGCGTGCCCTCGAAgaggagaagaagaaacagGAGGCAGAGCAGAGGCAGCGACGCCCCTCACGCTTCGAAGTGCTGCCCGCTCCCGATATTCTCAGTCTGCGTCAGATTGCCAACGACGAAATGCTGCCACCAAAAAAGCGAGCTGAGACCTTGCACAGTTCGTTGACGCCCCGCAAATCCATACTGAAGAAGACAAACTCGTTCAATCTAAAGACCTACACTCCCGCCTCGCCTCACAGTCCCAGCATCACGCCGTACACAACGATCACTGGCAACTCTGAGTTTCGCATACGCTCCGCCTTCGAGGCCATCTTCAAGAAGTCGACGACGCTGCAGGACGTGCAGCCCGATCCGGAGATGGGCTCCGTCTCGCCCGAGACAGCCGACAGTGGGGTGCAAGTGCAGCAGGCACCCAGTGCGCCCAGCACTCCTGGCATCTCGAAGAAGGTTCAGCTG CCAAGGGAACGCGTTATCGACATGTCACCGGAGGACCAGAAGCAATGGGAACTGGAGGAAATGCTGAAACCCATTGATTTGGAGAAGGCACAGATTCACATAGATCCCTCGCCCTTTCAGCTCGTCGAACGCACTTCCATCCTTAAGGTGCACTCGTTGTTCTCCATGGTGGGCATCAATCATGCCTACGTAACTAAGATCGGACGACTTGTCGGAGTGGTGGGACTCAAGGAG CTACGCAAGGCCATCGAGGatatcaacagcaacagctttgTAGCCCATCCGCGGGACGATGAGATCGATGGCGATACGAAGTCAGCTGTGGAGAAGCCTCTGCTGTCGCCAAGTGCCAGTGACAAGGCTGTGGATATGACAATCACATCGATGGATTCGGCGTTATCCAATTCGGACAATTGCTCGGATATTGAGATGGAGCACATGAAGTCATTGGATACGCCGGAAGTGACGCTTACAATGCCTccaacagatacaaatacaacaacaacaacaacaacaataatagacACAAACGACACACAGAACATAaacaaaagtgtttaa
- the LOC117575421 gene encoding chloride channel protein 2 isoform X7, with product MKISRNGRESLLLVPSPNHTFPIRTCSNASSIRLNMGHDHDNNDDAEEGLGYTHTLMYGRYTKDLGEFAKDEARKLKLLEKRRKQEDKQRNKELLGKRATRIKRISSWVWKHTLARLGEDWVFLALLGIIMALLSFIMDKGISICTNARIWLYRDLTSQPFIQYIAWVSLPVCLILFSAGFVHLIAPQSIGSGIPEMKTILRGVALKEYLTFKTLVAKVIGLTATLGSGMPLGKEGPFVHIASIVAQLLSKLVTSFQGIYENESRNSEMLAAACAVGVGACFAAPVGGVLFSIEVTTTYFAVRNYWRGFFAAVCGATVFRLLAVWFQNADTVRALFLTNFTTEFPFDPQELFVFALIGLICGLGGATYVWVHRRYVLFMRSNKRMNKFLQKNRFLYPGFLALLVSSISFPLGTGQFLAGELSTHEQVTQLFSNFTWSRDDLTVEQAAVVTHWMTNYTSVFGNLVCYLVFTFFFSIIASTIPVPSGMFIPVFKIGAAFGRLVGEFMASWFPHGVRYGGRLSPIMPGGYAVVGAAAFSGSVTHTVSVAVIIFEMTGQITHVVPVMIAVLVANAVAALLQPSIYDSIILIKKLPYLPDLLPSSSGMYSIFVEDFMVRDVKYIWHGISYQKLKEVLKINKTLRSLPLVDSPENMILLGSVQRYELIKIIEKHIGREKRMEVAQKWQKEAEERALEEEKKKQEAEQRQRRPSRFEVLPAPDILSLRQIANDEMLPPKKRAETLHSSLTPRKSILKKTNSFNLKTYTPASPHSPSITPYTTITGNSEFRIRSAFEAIFKKSTTLQDVQPDPEMGSVSPETADSGVQVQQAPSAPSTPGISKKVQLTPPMKKAKSVQLPRERVIDMSPEDQKQWELEEMLKPIDLEKAQIHIDPSPFQLVERTSILKVHSLFSMVGINHAYVTKIGRLVGVVGLKELRKAIEDINSNSFVAHPRDDEIDGDTKSAVEKPLLSPSASDKAVDMTITSMDSALSNSDNCSDIEMEHMKSLDTPEVTLTMPPTDTNTTTTTTTIIDTNDTQNINKSV from the exons ATGTATGGTCGTTATACGAAAGATCTAGGAGAATTTGCAAAAGATGAAGCCAGGAAACTCAAGCTACTCGAAAAGCGACGAAAGCAAGAAGATAAACAAAGGAATAAG GAACTACTAGGCAAACGAGCGACACGAATAAAACGCATCTCATCATGGGTCTGGAAGCATACGTTGGCACGTTTGGGCGAGGATTGGGTGTTCCTCGCCCTGCTGGGCATCATCATGGCCCTGCTCTCCTTCATCATGGACAAAGGCATATCGATATGTACAAATG CTCGTATTTGGCTGTATCGCGATCTTACCTCACAGCCCTTCATACAGTATATTGCTTGGGTCTCATTGCCGGTCTGCTTAATATTATTCTCAGCCGGCTTTGTCCATCTCATCGCACCGCAAAGTATAG GTTCCGGTATACCTGAAATGAAGACCATTCTGCGTGGCGTTGCACTGAAAGAGTATCTCACATTTAAGACATTAGTGGCCAAGGTAATTGGTTTAACGGCAACTCTGGGCAGCGGTATGCCATTAGGAAAGGAA GGTCCTTTCGTACATATAGCAAGTATTGTAGCACAATTATTAAGTAAACTCGTCACATCATTCCAAGGCATCTATGAGAATGAGTCGCGCAACTCGGAAATGCTTGCGGCAGCCTGTGCCGTCGGCGTTGGCGCATGCTTTGCAGCTCCCGTGGGTG GCGTACTCTTCAGCATTGAGGTAACCACCACATACTTTGCGGTGCGCAACTACTGGCGCGGCTTCTTTGCCGCCGTCTGTGGTGCGACGGTATTTCGCTTGCTCGCCGTCTGGTTCCAGAATGCCGACACTGTTCGTGCTCTCTTCCTCACCAACTTCACCACCGAGTTCCCCTTCGATCCGCAAGAGTTGTTCGTTTTCGCCCTGATTGG CTTAATTTGCGGCTTGGGTGGCGCCACCTATGTCTGGGTGCATCGGCGTTATGTGCTCTTCATGCGCTCCAACAAACGCATGAACAAATTCCTGCAGAAAAA TCGCTTTTTGTATCCTGGTTTTCTGGCGCTGTTGGTCTCCAGCATTTCGTTTCCCCTGGGCACGGGTCAGTTTCTGGCAGGTGAGCTCAGCACACATGAGCAGGTGACACAGCTGTTTAGCAACTTCACATGGTCTCGAGATGATTTGACTGTGGAACAGGCTGCGGTTGTCACTCACTGGATGACCAACTACACGAGCGTCTTTGGGAATCTAGTCTGCTACTTGGTATTCACG TTCTTCTTCTCCATCATTGCGTCCACAATTCCTGTGCCATCAGGCATGTTCATCCCAGTCTTTAAGATTGGCGCCGCCTTTGGTCGCTTGGTGGGTGAATTTATGGCTTCGTGGTTTCCACATGGTGTTCGCTACGGTGGCCGCCTCTCACCCATTATGCCCGGTGGCTATGCTGTAGTGGGAGCCGCCGCTTTCTCCGGCTCTGTGACGCACACCGTCTCCGTGGCCGTGATTATCTTCGAGATGACGGGTCAAATCACGCACGTGGTGCCCGTGATGATAGCTGTGCTGGTGGCGAATGCGGTGGCCGCGCTGCTGCAGCCCTCGATTTACGACAGTATTATACTGATAAAGAAGCTGCCTTATCTGCCGGATCTGCTGCCCTCCAGCTCGGGCATGTACAGCATCTTTGTGGAGGACTTTATGGTGCGCGATGTGAAATACATTTGGCATGGCATCTCCTATCAGAAGCTCAAGGAGGTGCTCAAGATCAACAAGACGCTGCGCTCGCTGCCCCTGGTCGATAGTCCAGAGAACATGATACTTCTGGGCTCGGTGCAGCGTTACGAACTGATCAAGATCATCGAGAAGCATATTGGACGCGAGAAGCGCATGGAGGTGGCGCAAAAGTGGCAAAAGGAGGCCGAGGAGCGTGCCCTCGAAgaggagaagaagaaacagGAGGCAGAGCAGAGGCAGCGACGCCCCTCACGCTTCGAAGTGCTGCCCGCTCCCGATATTCTCAGTCTGCGTCAGATTGCCAACGACGAAATGCTGCCACCAAAAAAGCGAGCTGAGACCTTGCACAGTTCGTTGACGCCCCGCAAATCCATACTGAAGAAGACAAACTCGTTCAATCTAAAGACCTACACTCCCGCCTCGCCTCACAGTCCCAGCATCACGCCGTACACAACGATCACTGGCAACTCTGAGTTTCGCATACGCTCCGCCTTCGAGGCCATCTTCAAGAAGTCGACGACGCTGCAGGACGTGCAGCCCGATCCGGAGATGGGCTCCGTCTCGCCCGAGACAGCCGACAGTGGGGTGCAAGTGCAGCAGGCACCCAGTGCGCCCAGCACTCCTGGCATCTCGAAGAAGGTTCAGCTG ACTCCGCCTATGAAAAAGGCGAAATCGGTGCAATTG CCAAGGGAACGCGTTATCGACATGTCACCGGAGGACCAGAAGCAATGGGAACTGGAGGAAATGCTGAAACCCATTGATTTGGAGAAGGCACAGATTCACATAGATCCCTCGCCCTTTCAGCTCGTCGAACGCACTTCCATCCTTAAGGTGCACTCGTTGTTCTCCATGGTGGGCATCAATCATGCCTACGTAACTAAGATCGGACGACTTGTCGGAGTGGTGGGACTCAAGGAG CTACGCAAGGCCATCGAGGatatcaacagcaacagctttgTAGCCCATCCGCGGGACGATGAGATCGATGGCGATACGAAGTCAGCTGTGGAGAAGCCTCTGCTGTCGCCAAGTGCCAGTGACAAGGCTGTGGATATGACAATCACATCGATGGATTCGGCGTTATCCAATTCGGACAATTGCTCGGATATTGAGATGGAGCACATGAAGTCATTGGATACGCCGGAAGTGACGCTTACAATGCCTccaacagatacaaatacaacaacaacaacaacaacaataatagacACAAACGACACACAGAACATAaacaaaagtgtttaa
- the LOC117575421 gene encoding chloride channel protein 2 isoform X5 — protein sequence MFNNSRTHQDEYIREYAFEPELLINREDYLREEQRHNAHKLPSTPVRLRWDEAIAKQKQQQRKQKQKRTSSPDNNTSSTQDDDKNQIEFEIEAFYYMYGRYTKDLGEFAKDEARKLKLLEKRRKQEDKQRNKELLGKRATRIKRISSWVWKHTLARLGEDWVFLALLGIIMALLSFIMDKGISICTNARIWLYRDLTSQPFIQYIAWVSLPVCLILFSAGFVHLIAPQSIGSGIPEMKTILRGVALKEYLTFKTLVAKVIGLTATLGSGMPLGKEGPFVHIASIVAQLLSKLVTSFQGIYENESRNSEMLAAACAVGVGACFAAPVGGVLFSIEVTTTYFAVRNYWRGFFAAVCGATVFRLLAVWFQNADTVRALFLTNFTTEFPFDPQELFVFALIGLICGLGGATYVWVHRRYVLFMRSNKRMNKFLQKNRFLYPGFLALLVSSISFPLGTGQFLAGELSTHEQVTQLFSNFTWSRDDLTVEQAAVVTHWMTNYTSVFGNLVCYLVFTFFFSIIASTIPVPSGMFIPVFKIGAAFGRLVGEFMASWFPHGVRYGGRLSPIMPGGYAVVGAAAFSGSVTHTVSVAVIIFEMTGQITHVVPVMIAVLVANAVAALLQPSIYDSIILIKKLPYLPDLLPSSSGMYSIFVEDFMVRDVKYIWHGISYQKLKEVLKINKTLRSLPLVDSPENMILLGSVQRYELIKIIEKHIGREKRMEVAQKWQKEAEERALEEEKKKQEAEQRQRRPSRFEVLPAPDILSLRQIANDEMLPPKKRAETLHSSLTPRKSILKKTNSFNLKTYTPASPHSPSITPYTTITGNSEFRIRSAFEAIFKKSTTLQDVQPDPEMGSVSPETADSGVQVQQAPSAPSTPGISKKVQLPRERVIDMSPEDQKQWELEEMLKPIDLEKAQIHIDPSPFQLVERTSILKVHSLFSMVGINHAYVTKIGRLVGVVGLKELRKAIEDINSNSFVAHPRDDEIDGDTKSAVEKPLLSPSASDKAVDMTITSMDSALSNSDNCSDIEMEHMKSLDTPEVTLTMPPTDTNTTTTTTTIIDTNDTQNINKSV from the exons ATGTATGGTCGTTATACGAAAGATCTAGGAGAATTTGCAAAAGATGAAGCCAGGAAACTCAAGCTACTCGAAAAGCGACGAAAGCAAGAAGATAAACAAAGGAATAAG GAACTACTAGGCAAACGAGCGACACGAATAAAACGCATCTCATCATGGGTCTGGAAGCATACGTTGGCACGTTTGGGCGAGGATTGGGTGTTCCTCGCCCTGCTGGGCATCATCATGGCCCTGCTCTCCTTCATCATGGACAAAGGCATATCGATATGTACAAATG CTCGTATTTGGCTGTATCGCGATCTTACCTCACAGCCCTTCATACAGTATATTGCTTGGGTCTCATTGCCGGTCTGCTTAATATTATTCTCAGCCGGCTTTGTCCATCTCATCGCACCGCAAAGTATAG GTTCCGGTATACCTGAAATGAAGACCATTCTGCGTGGCGTTGCACTGAAAGAGTATCTCACATTTAAGACATTAGTGGCCAAGGTAATTGGTTTAACGGCAACTCTGGGCAGCGGTATGCCATTAGGAAAGGAA GGTCCTTTCGTACATATAGCAAGTATTGTAGCACAATTATTAAGTAAACTCGTCACATCATTCCAAGGCATCTATGAGAATGAGTCGCGCAACTCGGAAATGCTTGCGGCAGCCTGTGCCGTCGGCGTTGGCGCATGCTTTGCAGCTCCCGTGGGTG GCGTACTCTTCAGCATTGAGGTAACCACCACATACTTTGCGGTGCGCAACTACTGGCGCGGCTTCTTTGCCGCCGTCTGTGGTGCGACGGTATTTCGCTTGCTCGCCGTCTGGTTCCAGAATGCCGACACTGTTCGTGCTCTCTTCCTCACCAACTTCACCACCGAGTTCCCCTTCGATCCGCAAGAGTTGTTCGTTTTCGCCCTGATTGG CTTAATTTGCGGCTTGGGTGGCGCCACCTATGTCTGGGTGCATCGGCGTTATGTGCTCTTCATGCGCTCCAACAAACGCATGAACAAATTCCTGCAGAAAAA TCGCTTTTTGTATCCTGGTTTTCTGGCGCTGTTGGTCTCCAGCATTTCGTTTCCCCTGGGCACGGGTCAGTTTCTGGCAGGTGAGCTCAGCACACATGAGCAGGTGACACAGCTGTTTAGCAACTTCACATGGTCTCGAGATGATTTGACTGTGGAACAGGCTGCGGTTGTCACTCACTGGATGACCAACTACACGAGCGTCTTTGGGAATCTAGTCTGCTACTTGGTATTCACG TTCTTCTTCTCCATCATTGCGTCCACAATTCCTGTGCCATCAGGCATGTTCATCCCAGTCTTTAAGATTGGCGCCGCCTTTGGTCGCTTGGTGGGTGAATTTATGGCTTCGTGGTTTCCACATGGTGTTCGCTACGGTGGCCGCCTCTCACCCATTATGCCCGGTGGCTATGCTGTAGTGGGAGCCGCCGCTTTCTCCGGCTCTGTGACGCACACCGTCTCCGTGGCCGTGATTATCTTCGAGATGACGGGTCAAATCACGCACGTGGTGCCCGTGATGATAGCTGTGCTGGTGGCGAATGCGGTGGCCGCGCTGCTGCAGCCCTCGATTTACGACAGTATTATACTGATAAAGAAGCTGCCTTATCTGCCGGATCTGCTGCCCTCCAGCTCGGGCATGTACAGCATCTTTGTGGAGGACTTTATGGTGCGCGATGTGAAATACATTTGGCATGGCATCTCCTATCAGAAGCTCAAGGAGGTGCTCAAGATCAACAAGACGCTGCGCTCGCTGCCCCTGGTCGATAGTCCAGAGAACATGATACTTCTGGGCTCGGTGCAGCGTTACGAACTGATCAAGATCATCGAGAAGCATATTGGACGCGAGAAGCGCATGGAGGTGGCGCAAAAGTGGCAAAAGGAGGCCGAGGAGCGTGCCCTCGAAgaggagaagaagaaacagGAGGCAGAGCAGAGGCAGCGACGCCCCTCACGCTTCGAAGTGCTGCCCGCTCCCGATATTCTCAGTCTGCGTCAGATTGCCAACGACGAAATGCTGCCACCAAAAAAGCGAGCTGAGACCTTGCACAGTTCGTTGACGCCCCGCAAATCCATACTGAAGAAGACAAACTCGTTCAATCTAAAGACCTACACTCCCGCCTCGCCTCACAGTCCCAGCATCACGCCGTACACAACGATCACTGGCAACTCTGAGTTTCGCATACGCTCCGCCTTCGAGGCCATCTTCAAGAAGTCGACGACGCTGCAGGACGTGCAGCCCGATCCGGAGATGGGCTCCGTCTCGCCCGAGACAGCCGACAGTGGGGTGCAAGTGCAGCAGGCACCCAGTGCGCCCAGCACTCCTGGCATCTCGAAGAAGGTTCAGCTG CCAAGGGAACGCGTTATCGACATGTCACCGGAGGACCAGAAGCAATGGGAACTGGAGGAAATGCTGAAACCCATTGATTTGGAGAAGGCACAGATTCACATAGATCCCTCGCCCTTTCAGCTCGTCGAACGCACTTCCATCCTTAAGGTGCACTCGTTGTTCTCCATGGTGGGCATCAATCATGCCTACGTAACTAAGATCGGACGACTTGTCGGAGTGGTGGGACTCAAGGAG CTACGCAAGGCCATCGAGGatatcaacagcaacagctttgTAGCCCATCCGCGGGACGATGAGATCGATGGCGATACGAAGTCAGCTGTGGAGAAGCCTCTGCTGTCGCCAAGTGCCAGTGACAAGGCTGTGGATATGACAATCACATCGATGGATTCGGCGTTATCCAATTCGGACAATTGCTCGGATATTGAGATGGAGCACATGAAGTCATTGGATACGCCGGAAGTGACGCTTACAATGCCTccaacagatacaaatacaacaacaacaacaacaacaataatagacACAAACGACACACAGAACATAaacaaaagtgtttaa